In Geoalkalibacter sp., the DNA window TTTGACTCATCGTACTTGAGATAGATGCGCAAAATGCCCTGCTTGTCATCACTGACGACTTTAAAATTCTTGATATAGCCCAGGTCTTTCAGGGTATTGGCAATCGCCACCTTGACATTGGACGAAGGGACATCAAGCTTGGGGTGTTTGGCCCGCCCCGCGTTACGAATCCGGGTCAGCAGGTCTGCAATGGGATCGGTCATTGACATGAGAATACTCCTTGAAGCCCTTACCAGCTCGACTTGATGACGCCGGGAATCTTGCCTTCGGACGCCAGCTTGCGCAGGCAGATACGGCACATCTTGAACTTACGATAATAAGCACGCGGGCGCCCGCAGAGGGGGCAGCGATTATATTGGCGAACCTTGAACTTACTAGGCCTCTCGGCCTTGATCATCATGGATTTTTTTGCCACAA includes these proteins:
- the rpsH gene encoding 30S ribosomal protein S8 yields the protein MSMTDPIADLLTRIRNAGRAKHPKLDVPSSNVKVAIANTLKDLGYIKNFKVVSDDKQGILRIYLKYDESNAHVIHEIKRVSTPGRRVYVGNEDIPRVKNGLGAAILSTSQGVVSDVAAREAKIGGELICTIW
- a CDS encoding type Z 30S ribosomal protein S14, coding for MAKKSMMIKAERPSKFKVRQYNRCPLCGRPRAYYRKFKMCRICLRKLASEGKIPGVIKSSW